In Monodelphis domestica isolate mMonDom1 chromosome 4, mMonDom1.pri, whole genome shotgun sequence, one DNA window encodes the following:
- the C4H11orf87 gene encoding uncharacterized protein C11orf87 homolog, whose product MSAKVPKELRLALPPCLLNRTFASPNASGNSNPRGPSSSPGGSGGGSGSGSGTCITQVGQQLFQSFSSTLVLIVLVTLIFCLIVLSLSTFHIHKRRMKKRKMQRAQEEYERDHCSNSRGGGGGGGGGGCGSAGLRACGQVPHNGKETKLERPPRDSAFCVSSPSSSSSSSSSSSTSPGIQGPGPRPPPPPPPAPSPQGSHLTSSCLDSAGEGLLQTVVLS is encoded by the coding sequence ATGAGTGCCAAAGTGCCCAAGGAGCTGAGGCTGGCCCTGCCGCCTTGCCTTCTCAATCGGACCTTTGCTTCCCCCAACGCCAGCGGCAATTCCAACCCCAGGGGCCCGAGTAGTAGCCCTGGAGGCAGTGGCGgtggcagcggcagcggcagtgGTACCTGCATCACGCAAGTAGGACAGCAGCTCTTTCAGTCGTTCTCCTCCACGCTGGTGCTGATCGTTCTGGTCACCCTTATCTTCTGCTTGATCGTCctttccctttctacctttcaCATCCACAAGAGGAGGATGAAGAAGCGGAAGATGCAGAGGGCTCAGGAGGAGTATGAACGGGATCATTGCAGCAACAGcaggggcggcggcggcggcggtggcggtgGCGGCTGTGGCAGCGCGGGACTGAGGGCCTGTGGCCAGGTTCCTCACAACGGGAAAGAAACCAAGCTGGAGAGACCCCCCCGGGACTCAGCCTTCTGCGTCTCTtcaccttcctcctcctcctcgtcctcctcttcttcctccacttCCCCCGGCATCCAGGGTCCAGGGCCccgtcctcctcctcccccccctcctgcCCCCAGTCCCCAGGGTTCCCACCTCACCTCCTCTTGTTTGGACTCAGCCGGTGAGGGGCTTTTGCAAACGGTAGTACTGTCTTGA